One part of the Torulaspora delbrueckii CBS 1146 chromosome 8, complete genome genome encodes these proteins:
- the TDEL0H04540 gene encoding SDR family oxidoreductase: MSTTVASGITIPQPDPQLPESIMDMFSMKGKVVAVTGASGGIGYEVALGFAQAGADVAMWYNTNPAIEKEVEALSKMYGVKVRAYKCSLTDSEEVGNTIKRIERDFGKINAMVANAGVAWASGPLVDFAEKDSKACDAEWMRIMDVDVNSVYYVAKHVGSIFKRQGFGSLVITASMSGHIVNVPQLQVAYNAAKAALIHMARSLAVEWAGFARVNTVSPGYVETPIAATRPLELKKKWMSLVPMGRLSSPKEMVGAYLYLASDAATYVTGTDIIVDGGYCCA, translated from the coding sequence ATGTCAACCACTGTAGCATCTGGCATTACAATCCCTCAACCTGACCCGCAATTACCCGAAAGCATAATGGACATGTTTTCTATGAAGGGCAAGGTTGTAGCTGTGACTGGTGCCTCCGGTGGTATCGGCTATGAAGTTGCATTGGGTTTCGCACAAGCAGGTGCTGATGTGGCCATGTGGTACAATACAAACCCTGCCATTGAGAAAGAGGTAGAAGCATTATCTAAAATGTATGGTGTAAAAGTCAGGGCTTACAAATGCTCTTTAACCGATAGCGAAGAAGTAGGAAATACTATTAAGCGAATCGAAAGGGATTTTGGTAAGATTAATGCAATGGTTGCTAACGCAGGTGTTGCTTGGGCAAGCGGCCCATTAGTTGACTTTGCAGAAAAAGATTCCAAGGCTTGTGATGCAGAATGGATGAGAATAATGGATGTGGATGTCAACAGTGTTTATTACGTAGCCAAGCATGTTGGGagcattttcaaaagaCAAGGTTTTGGCTCTCTTGTTATTACTGCCTCAATGTCTGGTCACATTGTGAACGTCCCTCAGTTGCAAGTTGCCTATAATGCAGCAAAAGCTGCTCTTATTCATATGGCTAGATCTTTGGCCGTTGAATGGGCGGGCTTTGCTCGAGTTAACACTGTTTCACCGGGCTATGTCGAAACTCCAATTGCTGCAACGCGCCCTCTTGagttaaagaaaaagtgGATGTCATTGGTTCCAATGGGCCGTTTATCAAGTCCAAAAGAAATGGTTGGCGCATATCTGTATTTAGCGTCCGATG